The proteins below are encoded in one region of Thermosipho atlanticus DSM 15807:
- a CDS encoding xanthine dehydrogenase family protein molybdopterin-binding subunit, whose amino-acid sequence MNYKYQSPIKFKYVGKPMKRVDAMEKVTGSAKFVTDMFFPNMLYAAVKRSPIPHGIIKRIDVSKAKTLPGVRAIVTGKDVPYRQGIYLVDRPIITMDRVRYVGEPVAAVAADTLEIARQAVELIEVEYEELPVVQDPRESMKGEILIHPDLANYERLPIYNIEPEKNVFHHHKTRKGDVEKGFKEADLIVEGDYSLPQIYHAPLEPHAAIAYWDLGGRLTVWSSAQSPFTLRNLIAHAFKIPRHKVRVIAPYVGGGFGGKAGINMEGIVIALAEKIKNRHIKLVYTREEDISAVVRQGMYAHIKTGVKKDGTIVAMEATLIFDGGAYAEYGTNVVRAAGYTLPGGYYVPNLKTDSYGVYTNHFLGGAFRGFGHSELHWATERNLDEVAQKLGMDPLELRLKNVLKPGLTNSMGQKIHHDTGNMEACLKKAAELIEYGKKSTPSGPRKVRGKGIAGLVKAPAMPTNAGSSVIIKFTEDATVTLQASIQEIGQGFNTAIIQMAADALHMSPDKIHFVTPNDTDFNPYEWQTVASRALWTVGNALYRAAEDALNQIKNIASQVLGVAPHNLEVEDDRVFVKYRPEVYLLLKDVVMGYTYPDGHAIGGPVIGRGSFVPEMLTNLDLETGQGNAAAEWTFGAEAAEVEIDLDTGEITIIQLVGVFDAGTIINPITAGGQVIGGMIQGMGPALFEVIKYNEKGYPLTVSFTDYKIPTIADIPENIKYDFVETFEESSPFGAKGVGEHPMISVPPAIASAIYDALGINLRELPLTPEKILEAIERKNNNF is encoded by the coding sequence ATGAATTACAAATATCAGTCGCCAATAAAATTTAAATATGTTGGAAAACCAATGAAAAGGGTTGATGCAATGGAAAAAGTAACAGGCAGTGCAAAGTTTGTAACCGATATGTTTTTTCCAAACATGTTGTATGCAGCGGTAAAAAGAAGTCCAATACCACATGGGATAATAAAGAGGATAGATGTTTCTAAAGCAAAAACATTACCAGGAGTACGTGCAATTGTAACGGGTAAGGATGTTCCATATAGGCAAGGTATTTATTTGGTTGACAGGCCGATTATTACGATGGATAGAGTAAGGTATGTTGGAGAACCAGTTGCAGCGGTTGCAGCTGACACATTAGAGATTGCTAGACAAGCAGTTGAATTAATCGAAGTTGAATATGAAGAATTGCCTGTTGTGCAAGATCCAAGAGAATCTATGAAAGGTGAAATATTAATTCATCCAGATTTAGCAAATTATGAAAGATTACCAATATATAATATCGAACCTGAAAAGAATGTTTTTCATCATCACAAGACCAGGAAAGGAGATGTTGAGAAGGGTTTTAAAGAAGCTGACTTAATTGTAGAAGGTGATTATTCTCTACCGCAAATTTATCATGCCCCGCTTGAACCTCATGCTGCAATTGCCTATTGGGATTTAGGTGGAAGGTTAACTGTGTGGTCAAGTGCACAATCACCGTTTACATTACGTAATTTAATTGCACATGCTTTTAAAATTCCAAGACACAAAGTTAGGGTAATTGCACCATATGTGGGTGGAGGATTTGGTGGAAAAGCAGGAATAAACATGGAAGGAATTGTTATTGCTTTAGCAGAAAAGATAAAAAATAGACATATTAAACTCGTATATACTCGTGAGGAAGATATATCAGCGGTAGTAAGACAAGGAATGTATGCTCATATTAAAACAGGGGTAAAAAAAGATGGAACTATAGTTGCTATGGAGGCTACGTTAATATTTGATGGAGGAGCTTATGCAGAATATGGAACAAATGTTGTAAGAGCTGCAGGATATACTTTACCTGGGGGATATTATGTACCAAATTTGAAGACTGATTCTTATGGAGTATATACTAATCATTTTCTTGGAGGAGCTTTTAGAGGGTTTGGGCATAGTGAACTTCATTGGGCTACGGAAAGAAATTTAGATGAAGTTGCTCAAAAATTGGGAATGGACCCCTTAGAACTTCGTTTAAAAAACGTTTTAAAACCAGGATTAACTAACTCTATGGGACAAAAGATTCATCACGATACTGGTAATATGGAAGCTTGTTTAAAAAAAGCAGCTGAATTGATAGAGTATGGGAAAAAATCTACTCCTTCAGGGCCAAGAAAAGTAAGGGGAAAAGGAATTGCTGGATTAGTTAAAGCTCCTGCTATGCCTACTAATGCTGGTTCATCAGTAATAATAAAATTTACCGAAGATGCTACTGTAACATTACAGGCAAGCATTCAAGAAATAGGTCAAGGATTTAATACAGCAATAATTCAAATGGCAGCAGATGCATTACATATGTCACCGGATAAAATTCATTTTGTAACTCCAAATGATACAGATTTTAATCCTTATGAGTGGCAAACAGTGGCAAGTAGAGCATTGTGGACAGTTGGTAATGCCCTATATAGAGCAGCGGAAGATGCATTGAATCAAATTAAAAACATTGCATCACAGGTTTTGGGAGTTGCACCCCATAATTTGGAAGTTGAAGATGATAGAGTATTCGTAAAATATAGACCTGAAGTCTATTTGTTATTGAAAGATGTAGTAATGGGATATACTTACCCAGATGGTCATGCGATTGGTGGGCCGGTTATAGGGAGAGGAAGTTTCGTACCGGAAATGTTGACAAATCTTGATTTAGAAACTGGCCAAGGAAATGCAGCAGCTGAATGGACATTTGGTGCAGAAGCAGCTGAAGTTGAAATTGATCTTGATACTGGAGAAATAACTATAATACAATTGGTTGGCGTATTTGATGCAGGAACTATTATAAATCCTATAACTGCTGGTGGTCAGGTTATTGGTGGAATGATCCAGGGAATGGGTCCAGCTTTATTTGAAGTTATTAAATATAATGAAAAAGGATATCCTTTAACTGTTTCCTTCACAGATTATAAAATTCCTACAATTGCTGACATTCCGGAAAACATAAAATATGATTTTGTAGAAACTTTTGAAGAATCATCACCATTTGGCGCAAAAGGTGTAGGAGAACATCCAATGATTTCAGTTCCTCCTGCTATTGCATCGGCTATTTATGATGCTTTGGGAATAAATTTAAGGGAGTTACCTTTAACGCCTGAAAAGATTTTAGAAGCAATTGAAAGAAAAAATAATAATTTTTGA
- a CDS encoding uracil-xanthine permease family protein: MRESEYTNVVPQEDRSAGMSIWGLILLGLQHTFTMFGATVLVPYLTGIPVNVALFTAGIGTLLFHWITKWKVPVFLGSSFAYIAPIIAVTTYYMKQAGLSFGSINEAVAAGVDLRPYLAYAAGGIAIAGLVKFGFGFLIKLIGIRRFERLFPPVISGTMIILIGLILSPVAIQMASANWWIALISLATAVIVRLYSKGFSRLVPVIWGIVVGYIVAALTGNVSFTEVSTASWAGLPEFYLPKFSWYALAAIVPVAIAPSVEHFGDVFAISAVVGKKFYEDPGMHRTLMGDGLATSIAGVFGGPANTTYSENTGVLAFTKAFNPWIMRVAAFFAIILSLVPKVGAIVRSIPVPVMGGIEILLFGMIASIGVRTLVSNKVKVDGKNLVTMSLMLVTGLGGAIFKAGNFALQGLGLAAIVGIVVNGIFVLTGASDD; this comes from the coding sequence ATGAGAGAAAGTGAATATACAAATGTTGTTCCACAAGAAGATCGTAGTGCAGGTATGAGTATTTGGGGATTAATATTATTAGGACTTCAACACACTTTTACAATGTTTGGGGCAACTGTTTTAGTTCCTTACTTAACTGGTATACCTGTGAATGTAGCTCTTTTTACTGCAGGTATAGGTACACTATTATTCCATTGGATTACGAAATGGAAAGTTCCCGTATTCCTTGGTTCTAGTTTTGCTTATATTGCTCCAATCATTGCTGTTACAACGTACTATATGAAACAAGCTGGTCTTTCTTTTGGTTCAATTAATGAAGCAGTTGCAGCTGGAGTAGATTTAAGGCCTTATTTAGCCTATGCAGCAGGCGGTATTGCAATAGCTGGTCTTGTGAAGTTTGGTTTTGGTTTTTTAATTAAATTAATTGGTATACGAAGATTTGAAAGATTATTTCCACCAGTAATTTCTGGAACAATGATTATACTTATTGGGCTCATTTTAAGCCCAGTAGCAATCCAAATGGCAAGTGCAAATTGGTGGATTGCATTGATTTCATTAGCAACAGCAGTTATTGTTAGATTGTATAGTAAAGGATTCAGTAGATTAGTTCCAGTGATTTGGGGTATAGTTGTTGGGTATATTGTTGCAGCTTTAACTGGCAATGTGAGTTTTACAGAAGTAAGCACGGCAAGTTGGGCAGGATTGCCAGAATTTTATTTACCTAAATTTTCTTGGTATGCTTTAGCAGCAATTGTTCCAGTAGCAATTGCTCCATCAGTTGAACACTTTGGCGATGTATTTGCTATTTCAGCAGTAGTAGGTAAAAAATTCTATGAAGATCCTGGAATGCATAGAACATTGATGGGCGACGGGCTTGCAACATCAATTGCAGGTGTTTTTGGTGGCCCTGCAAATACCACATATAGTGAAAATACTGGTGTATTGGCTTTTACAAAAGCATTTAATCCTTGGATCATGAGGGTTGCAGCGTTCTTTGCAATTATTTTGTCGTTAGTACCGAAAGTTGGTGCAATTGTAAGATCGATTCCTGTCCCTGTTATGGGTGGAATAGAGATATTGTTATTCGGAATGATTGCAAGTATTGGTGTAAGAACATTAGTAAGTAATAAAGTAAAAGTAGATGGAAAAAATTTGGTGACTATGTCACTTATGTTGGTTACAGGATTAGGAGGTGCTATTTTTAAAGCTGGTAATTTTGCATTACAAGGGTTAGGTTTAGCCGCTATAGTTGGGATAGTTGTTAATGGAATTTTTGTTTTAACGGGGGCATCAGATGATTGA
- a CDS encoding oxamate carbamoyltransferase subunit AllH family protein, translating to MIEVSSLILKKNKNKAKSFFRTKHTKYYTFEDDDILTLTIYNNRVGALGMVAQPYFLKFNEIIIEGNKLIFDYKNVIDDFKIYNPKLQRVNFYENFEKIAKILEEKIDNRIFSKIMNDLNQTEYIKLIGFGPGLTPLFDDILSGILLLKSFYSQNFDKESILKIAKERTNDISFYQLYYASNGYAPKPVKMYLENGIKEFLLNMGDTSGLGWMLGISFFFELEG from the coding sequence ATGATTGAGGTTTCAAGTCTGATTCTAAAGAAAAACAAAAATAAAGCTAAAAGTTTTTTTAGAACAAAACATACAAAATATTATACTTTTGAAGATGATGATATTTTGACTCTAACGATTTACAATAATAGGGTTGGAGCGTTGGGTATGGTTGCCCAACCCTATTTTCTGAAATTTAATGAAATTATAATTGAAGGTAATAAATTAATTTTTGATTATAAAAATGTAATTGATGACTTTAAAATTTATAACCCAAAACTTCAAAGGGTAAATTTTTATGAAAATTTTGAAAAGATTGCAAAAATTTTAGAAGAAAAAATAGATAATCGAATCTTTTCAAAAATTATGAATGATTTGAATCAAACAGAATATATAAAGTTAATTGGTTTCGGTCCAGGGTTGACACCATTATTTGACGATATTTTATCAGGTATCTTACTTTTGAAAAGTTTTTATTCTCAAAATTTTGACAAAGAATCAATTTTAAAAATAGCAAAAGAAAGGACCAATGACATTTCTTTTTATCAGTTATATTATGCTTCAAATGGTTATGCACCCAAACCAGTAAAAATGTATTTAGAGAATGGAATTAAAGAATTTTTGTTAAATATGGGTGACACTTCAGGTTTAGGTTGGATGTTAGGGATATCATTTTTCTTTGAATTGGAGGGATAG
- the fdrA gene encoding acyl-CoA synthetase FdrA, which yields MIYKLIKPNSYYDSVTLMLITEEIKKKENVEEALIGMGTETNKGFLKELGMLDEELEKTTPNDLLIVVKGENIDINEIEKDIEDLLKVEAEEESEKFYPTLESAVKKEKDANIALISIAGEYAGYEAKKALDLGLNVMLFSDNVPLETEIELKKYALEKGLLVMGPDCGTAIINGIALAFANVVRKGNIGMVAASGTGAQEVSSIISNLGSGISQLIGTGGRDVKKDVGGLMFLEGIRRLIEDDKTEVIVLVSKPPHEDVVRKAIELLKKSNKKHVVHFINGKVNDKDILVGHTLEDTAIKASLISKGEKVEDKVYSYLDYFENIDFSLKAKEEAKKIDEGRYIRGLYSGGTLADEAMILLQKDIGPVYSPTPINPEYKLDDINESKEHTIVDMGEDEFTVGRPHPMIDFTMRKSRLIKEYLDKDTAIIILDIVLGWGSHMDPGGEIAEAIKTAREKSGVYKCVIANICGTYDDPQNYFEQKKKLEDVGVLVFPSNASAVKFAVNVWKELGR from the coding sequence ATGATTTACAAGTTGATTAAACCAAATTCTTATTATGATTCAGTTACTCTAATGTTAATCACGGAAGAAATTAAGAAAAAAGAAAATGTTGAGGAAGCATTAATTGGTATGGGAACAGAAACAAATAAAGGATTTTTAAAGGAATTAGGTATGTTAGATGAAGAATTAGAGAAAACAACTCCAAATGATTTATTAATCGTTGTTAAAGGTGAAAATATTGATATTAATGAAATTGAGAAAGATATTGAGGATCTTTTGAAAGTTGAGGCTGAAGAAGAGAGCGAAAAGTTCTACCCTACTTTAGAAAGTGCGGTAAAAAAAGAAAAAGATGCAAATATAGCTTTAATCTCTATAGCTGGAGAATATGCTGGTTATGAAGCAAAAAAAGCATTAGATTTGGGATTAAATGTAATGCTTTTTAGTGACAATGTTCCATTAGAAACTGAAATTGAATTAAAAAAATATGCTTTAGAAAAAGGTCTTTTGGTAATGGGACCAGATTGTGGGACAGCAATAATTAATGGGATAGCACTAGCTTTTGCAAATGTTGTAAGAAAAGGAAATATAGGCATGGTTGCTGCTTCAGGAACAGGTGCCCAGGAAGTTTCGTCAATAATTTCTAATTTAGGTAGTGGAATATCACAATTAATTGGGACAGGTGGAAGAGATGTAAAAAAAGATGTTGGAGGGCTGATGTTCCTTGAAGGAATTAGGAGATTAATTGAGGATGATAAAACGGAAGTAATTGTACTTGTTTCTAAACCTCCTCATGAAGATGTAGTAAGAAAAGCAATTGAATTGTTAAAAAAATCGAATAAAAAGCATGTTGTTCATTTTATTAATGGAAAAGTAAATGATAAAGATATTTTAGTCGGACACACATTAGAAGATACAGCTATAAAAGCATCATTAATAAGTAAAGGAGAAAAAGTGGAGGATAAAGTTTATTCATATTTAGATTATTTTGAAAATATTGATTTTAGTTTAAAAGCTAAAGAAGAAGCAAAAAAAATAGATGAGGGAAGATATATTAGAGGTTTATATTCAGGAGGGACCCTTGCTGATGAAGCAATGATTTTATTACAAAAGGATATCGGACCAGTTTATTCTCCTACACCAATAAATCCTGAATATAAACTTGATGATATAAATGAAAGTAAAGAGCACACCATTGTGGACATGGGTGAGGATGAATTTACCGTTGGAAGACCACACCCAATGATTGATTTTACTATGAGAAAATCAAGGTTAATAAAAGAATACCTTGATAAAGATACGGCAATAATTATTTTAGACATAGTTCTAGGATGGGGTTCACATATGGATCCAGGGGGTGAAATAGCTGAAGCTATAAAAACTGCAAGAGAAAAATCAGGAGTATATAAATGTGTAATTGCAAATATTTGTGGAACTTATGACGATCCTCAAAATTACTTTGAACAAAAGAAAAAGTTGGAAGATGTGGGGGTTTTAGTCTTCCCAAGTAACGCTAGTGCTGTTAAATTTGCTGTTAATGTATGGAAGGAGCTGGGAAGATGA
- a CDS encoding YlbE family protein → MSLFNKELKIVNIGLKSFYEDLKKQGAKVVHVDWKPPLGGYRSLKILDDFSKINIDVEKANAEAVERIMNSQPTLVGMGIAREVVPGMKENMILHAGPPITWDRMCGPLRGAIIGGLIYEGKVKDEREAIELIESGEIEFDPWHHHDGVGPMAGVATPSMPVFIIENKTYGIKAYCTMNEGLGKVLRYGANGPEVIDRLKWMEEVLYPVLKEALELKGEINLKNLIAQAVQMGDECHNRNRAATSLFIREIAPAILDTSFSNKEKKKVLEFINSNDHFFLNLSMPAAKSATLAAEGIKGSTVVTVMARNGTDFGIRIAGLPNKWFVGPAQEVEGLYFPGFTKEDANLDIGDSTITETGGFGAFAMAAAPAIVKFVGGTVQEAIETTLKMYEITETENNTYKIPFLNFRGTPTGLNIKKVVEKGILPRINTGIAHKKPGIGQVGAGLTYPPMNIFIDALEAFIKEYL, encoded by the coding sequence ATGAGTTTATTCAATAAAGAATTGAAAATTGTTAACATTGGGTTGAAATCATTTTATGAGGATCTTAAAAAACAAGGAGCTAAGGTGGTCCATGTTGATTGGAAGCCCCCTTTGGGTGGGTATAGATCTTTGAAAATATTAGACGATTTTTCGAAGATTAACATTGATGTTGAAAAAGCAAATGCCGAAGCAGTAGAGAGGATAATGAACTCACAGCCCACTTTAGTTGGAATGGGTATTGCAAGAGAAGTAGTGCCTGGAATGAAGGAAAATATGATTTTACATGCTGGTCCACCTATAACTTGGGATAGAATGTGTGGACCATTAAGAGGAGCAATAATTGGTGGATTAATATACGAAGGAAAGGTGAAAGATGAACGAGAAGCCATTGAATTAATTGAATCTGGCGAAATAGAATTTGATCCATGGCATCATCATGATGGGGTTGGCCCAATGGCTGGTGTTGCAACACCTTCAATGCCCGTGTTTATAATTGAAAATAAAACCTATGGGATAAAAGCTTATTGTACTATGAATGAAGGGTTAGGGAAAGTTCTTAGATATGGAGCGAATGGGCCAGAAGTCATTGATAGATTAAAATGGATGGAAGAGGTTTTATATCCTGTATTAAAAGAGGCTTTGGAATTGAAAGGTGAAATTAATCTCAAGAATTTAATTGCTCAAGCTGTCCAAATGGGTGATGAATGTCACAATAGAAATAGAGCAGCCACTTCATTGTTTATTAGAGAAATTGCTCCAGCAATCTTGGATACAAGTTTTTCTAATAAAGAAAAGAAAAAAGTATTGGAATTTATTAATTCAAACGATCATTTTTTTCTTAATTTATCTATGCCAGCAGCAAAATCTGCGACATTAGCTGCAGAAGGTATAAAAGGAAGTACTGTAGTTACTGTAATGGCAAGAAATGGAACGGACTTTGGAATAAGGATTGCGGGCCTTCCAAACAAATGGTTTGTAGGTCCAGCTCAAGAAGTAGAAGGGTTATATTTTCCAGGATTTACTAAAGAAGATGCAAATCTTGATATTGGAGATAGTACAATTACGGAAACTGGAGGGTTTGGTGCTTTTGCTATGGCAGCTGCACCAGCAATTGTGAAATTTGTTGGTGGAACTGTGCAAGAGGCAATTGAAACAACTTTAAAAATGTATGAAATTACTGAAACTGAGAATAATACGTATAAAATTCCATTTTTAAATTTTAGAGGTACTCCAACAGGTTTAAATATTAAGAAGGTAGTAGAAAAAGGTATATTACCTCGAATTAACACAGGTATTGCCCATAAAAAGCCTGGAATAGGTCAGGTAGGTGCAGGTTTGACCTATCCACCTATGAATATTTTTATTGATGCTTTAGAAGCATTTATAAAAGAATATCTTTAA
- a CDS encoding cyclase family protein gives MAGIKVYDLTQNIGISTPPWPSYEPMKLWYFKRKMLQKVNGQIVRTSMHNGTHLDGQRHFMTGGRDIASLPLEGYLFGEGVIVDISKEVGDFDIYKPEHFLKVAKENGFEYKKGDILIINTGYHKYAWDQPEANEEKYFYYHPGPDKEFADWVKELEIKWIGVDCGSADHPMNTILKEFRPDIAKLANKHFIEKYGKSLDEYFTDETYQLMHNYLFPEMILHAENLGGEIDKVLNRRMYIGIFPWKLVDGESSIARVAAFEII, from the coding sequence ATGGCAGGTATTAAAGTGTATGATTTAACTCAAAACATAGGAATTTCAACTCCACCATGGCCAAGTTATGAACCAATGAAGTTATGGTATTTCAAAAGGAAAATGCTTCAAAAGGTTAATGGCCAAATTGTCCGAACCAGTATGCATAACGGTACACATTTAGATGGACAACGACATTTTATGACTGGTGGAAGAGATATCGCTTCACTGCCTTTGGAGGGTTATTTATTTGGTGAAGGAGTTATAGTAGATATTTCAAAGGAAGTAGGCGATTTTGATATTTACAAACCTGAACATTTTTTAAAAGTTGCAAAAGAAAATGGTTTTGAATATAAAAAAGGTGACATTCTTATAATAAACACAGGATATCATAAATATGCGTGGGATCAACCAGAAGCAAATGAAGAAAAATATTTTTATTATCATCCAGGCCCAGATAAAGAGTTCGCAGATTGGGTAAAAGAACTTGAAATCAAATGGATAGGTGTTGATTGTGGTTCGGCTGATCATCCAATGAATACGATTTTAAAGGAATTTAGGCCAGATATAGCTAAACTTGCTAATAAGCATTTCATTGAAAAATATGGAAAATCATTGGACGAATATTTCACTGATGAAACTTATCAATTGATGCATAATTATTTATTCCCAGAAATGATACTTCATGCAGAAAACCTTGGAGGAGAAATTGATAAAGTTTTAAATAGAAGAATGTATATAGGAATATTCCCGTGGAAATTGGTTGATGGTGAATCAAGTATTGCGCGAGTCGCTGCGTTTGAAATTATTTAA
- a CDS encoding N-acetyltransferase, translating into MWKEVPEKVSQEKITFDVRELEPILSGPSLKLEPYKPEMAKLKDGSYLYIRPLKKEEVPLLLPFVKKLLDVDHDFYDIVGARVYAELLGWYRNRLKDPYFMIGTINGKLAGFANARVMNEDIHISLHSMAFVRGLRVGAIMYYAKTKYAFEVLGAKEWWATYESYNGFKRWGLGMAQPSYPWPDVQHELGGAKVYYITRQYWDLSVKEYLKQLVKTELEEPTPEVIEANKELIIPENPVV; encoded by the coding sequence ATGTGGAAAGAAGTCCCTGAAAAGGTATCCCAAGAAAAAATCACATTTGATGTAAGGGAGTTAGAACCAATATTATCCGGTCCTTCATTAAAACTAGAACCATATAAACCAGAAATGGCAAAATTAAAAGATGGTAGTTATTTATATATAAGACCTTTAAAGAAAGAAGAAGTTCCTCTCTTGTTGCCATTCGTGAAAAAATTATTAGATGTTGATCATGATTTTTATGATATAGTTGGAGCAAGAGTGTATGCGGAATTACTGGGATGGTATAGAAACAGGCTAAAAGATCCTTATTTTATGATAGGAACAATTAATGGGAAATTAGCTGGATTTGCAAATGCTAGAGTGATGAATGAAGATATTCATATCAGTTTACATTCAATGGCATTTGTAAGAGGTTTAAGAGTAGGAGCAATAATGTATTATGCAAAGACAAAATATGCTTTTGAAGTTTTAGGTGCAAAGGAATGGTGGGCTACATATGAGAGTTATAATGGTTTTAAAAGATGGGGATTAGGTATGGCTCAACCTTCTTATCCATGGCCAGATGTTCAGCATGAATTAGGTGGAGCTAAAGTGTATTATATAACCAGACAATATTGGGACTTGTCTGTGAAAGAGTATCTTAAACAATTGGTTAAAACAGAGCTGGAAGAACCTACCCCAGAAGTGATTGAAGCTAATAAAGAATTAATTATTCCTGAAAATCCAGTGGTTTAA
- the hutU gene encoding urocanate hydratase: protein MNRIIKAPRGTNLTCKTWQTEAPMRMLMNNLDPEVARDPANLIVYGGTGKAARNWEAFDKIIETLKTLEMDETLLIQSGKPVAVFKTSEWAPRVLIANSNLVPKWANWEYFRQLEERGLIMFGQMTAGSWIYIGTQGILQGTYETFFAVAKKYFNGSLKGKWVLTAGLGEMGGAQPLAVTLNDGVILAVEIDKRMIERRLKTGYLDTWTDNLDEALTLVQKAVKEGKSLSIGLLGNAADIHPELVKRNIIPDIVTDQTAAHDPLNGYVPRGMSFDEAIKLRKNDPKKYLELVYESVAKHIEAILEMQKQGSKVFEYGNNIRRLAYDHGVKDAFNIPGYVPEYIRDLFSEGKGPFRWVALSGNPEDIFKTDKKVLELFPYDEHLKRWIELAQKKVKWQGLPARICWLGQGERAEFGLAINEMVKKGKLDAPIVIGRDHHDTGSVASPYRETEAMKDGSDAIADWPILNAMLNVASGATWVSFHHGGGVGIGYSLHAGMVVVADGTDLAHKKLERVLTNDVGLGVARHADAGYEIAIQTAKKHGLRIPMLD from the coding sequence ATGAACAGAATAATTAAAGCACCAAGGGGGACAAACTTAACTTGCAAAACTTGGCAAACAGAAGCTCCTATGCGAATGTTAATGAACAATCTTGATCCAGAAGTTGCAAGAGATCCTGCTAATCTGATAGTATACGGCGGTACTGGTAAAGCTGCAAGAAATTGGGAAGCATTTGATAAAATAATCGAAACTTTAAAAACTCTGGAAATGGACGAAACTTTACTTATCCAAAGTGGAAAACCTGTAGCAGTATTTAAAACAAGTGAATGGGCTCCTAGAGTATTAATTGCTAATTCAAACCTTGTACCAAAATGGGCAAATTGGGAATATTTTAGACAATTAGAAGAAAGAGGATTAATAATGTTCGGACAAATGACTGCAGGAAGTTGGATATATATAGGTACTCAAGGTATATTACAGGGAACATATGAAACTTTTTTTGCCGTTGCAAAAAAATATTTCAATGGTTCATTAAAAGGAAAATGGGTATTAACTGCTGGCCTTGGAGAAATGGGAGGTGCCCAACCTCTCGCTGTAACACTGAATGATGGTGTTATACTTGCTGTAGAAATTGATAAACGAATGATTGAAAGAAGGTTAAAAACAGGATATCTTGATACATGGACTGATAATTTGGATGAAGCTTTAACATTAGTACAAAAAGCTGTAAAAGAAGGTAAATCTCTATCAATAGGATTATTAGGAAACGCCGCTGACATACATCCCGAATTAGTTAAAAGAAATATAATTCCAGATATCGTTACAGATCAAACTGCGGCTCATGATCCATTAAATGGTTATGTACCACGTGGAATGAGTTTTGATGAAGCAATAAAATTACGAAAAAATGATCCAAAAAAATATTTAGAACTTGTATATGAAAGTGTTGCAAAACACATTGAAGCAATTCTTGAAATGCAAAAACAAGGTTCTAAAGTATTTGAATACGGAAATAACATAAGAAGATTAGCATATGATCACGGTGTAAAAGATGCATTCAATATTCCAGGATATGTTCCTGAATACATCAGAGATCTTTTCTCAGAAGGAAAAGGGCCTTTTAGATGGGTAGCGTTATCTGGAAATCCCGAAGACATTTTCAAAACGGATAAAAAAGTACTTGAACTTTTCCCATACGATGAACACTTAAAAAGGTGGATAGAACTAGCACAAAAGAAAGTAAAATGGCAAGGATTACCTGCAAGAATTTGTTGGTTAGGTCAAGGCGAAAGAGCTGAATTTGGTTTAGCAATTAATGAAATGGTTAAAAAAGGTAAATTAGATGCTCCAATTGTTATTGGAAGAGACCATCATGATACAGGTTCAGTTGCAAGCCCATACAGAGAAACTGAAGCAATGAAGGATGGAAGTGATGCAATTGCTGATTGGCCAATACTTAATGCTATGCTAAATGTAGCAAGTGGAGCCACTTGGGTATCTTTCCATCACGGTGGAGGAGTTGGAATTGGATATTCACTTCATGCTGGAATGGTAGTAGTCGCAGACGGAACCGATCTTGCTCATAAAAAGCTTGAAAGAGTATTAACAAATGATGTAGGTTTAGGAGTCGCACGTCATGCAGATGCTGGATATGAAATTGCAATCCAAACCGCCAAAAAACATGGTCTTAGAATTCCAATGCTCGACTAA